GATTTCCGCCGGTAGATATCGTAATCGGCGCTTCCGCTGCTGGATGACAAACGAGCAAAATCATTTATCGGGTTATCCGGTGTCCAATAAGGAAGGATATAAGCATTGGTTCGATCCATATAACCGTTGCCAATATTCTTTGCTTCATTAAATGTTGCCCGCTGACCCCAATTCGAGTACATCATGAACGAGAAGTTAATTCGCTTAAAAAAGGTAAATTCATTCCGAAGCGTCCATCTAAACCGCGGTGTGGTATAACCCTGAAACTGGCGATCTGCATCCGTATAATTTCCATCCTGGTTAACATCCTCCAGTTTGAAGTCGCCCGGTTCAACACCATAGCGACCAGCTTCCTCACGCTCATGCTCCTGGTAAACACCTAGAACGTTAAGATCCCATATCTCATCTATATCCCGCCCGATAAACCATCTATTTGTAATATCGTCCAATTCTCTTTGGCCGATTACCTGTCCATTTTCATCTAAAACATCTGCCATATCGCCGTATAAATGAACAATCTTGTTTCTGTTCAGTGAAAAATTGACGGACGTATTCCAAGAAAAATTCTCCCTGGTCATATTCAGTGTATTCAGTGTTATTTCGAAGCCTTTGTTATTCACCTCTCCGAGGTTAGTCATCACCGATGTAAAACCCGTAATAGGCGGAAGAGCCCGTTCTACGAGCAAATCTGTAGTAGACATATTATAAGCCTCAATACTTCCACTAATCCTATCGTTCCAAAGCGAAAAATCCAGTCCCAGATTATACGCTGCTGTTTTTTCCCATTGCAAGTCTTTATTACTCATGTTCGTTATTTCAAGCGAAGGTATTCGCTTCACGGTTCCATCAGAGCCAACATGTAGGTAATCTCCTGCGGTTAGTCTTGCCAATGCCGCATAACGCCCGATGTCGCGGTTCCCATTAACACCATATGAAAGCCGCAATTTTCCATAATTAAACCATCTGGAAGAGAAAAAGTCTTCATCAGTAAACACCCAACCCAAAGCAGCAGCGGGAAAAGTCGCACGGGGATTTGCCTGCCCGAACGCAGAGTAACCATCCCTACGCAGCGACAACGTGAGCATATAACGATCTTTCAATGAGTAAAAAATTCTACCCATTAATGCATCGCCTGTGCTATACTGATCATCACTGCTCACGATCGGATTAGTCCCTCCACCAATATTATGATAGCCCAACTGATCAGAAGGATTAAAATTGTTATTATCGATAACATTTCTCCAACTTCTAAATTTCTCTGCATTGATCAGCATAGTCACATCAAACTGATGGATATCATCAATAGTTTTATTCCATTTGAAGATGTTATCCAATTGCCAGGTAAACTCATCACTTTGTGTACGTGTGGCCATTCCACCTTGTAAGCCCCAATTAGGGTGGTTGGACGACTGATGATTCAAATACTTATACCATTCGAACCGGGGCGTAAAATTCACCTGATAATTAATTCCGAAAGGTAACGACACCTTTGCAAAAATAATGGAAGTGAGGTTGGTATATTTTTGTAGTCTATTTGTATAGGCTGGATTTAAAAAAGGATTTGCAGTCACTGCCGGATCATCCTGCGGGCTTAACCTTAAGGTTACCCCATCATCCATAAATTCAGACCCCCAGGGCGAAACGTTCACCATCTGCGTCCAAGCTACCGGAACCTGACTTTCATCTCTATCACTGAACTGTGCATTCATGCCGATGCTTAGAAAATCCGTTACACGTCCCTCTAAATTGAGTCGGCTTCGCAATACTGAAAACTTATCGCCCACGATAATTCCTTCATTATTCTGATAGCCCAGCGACCAGAAATAAGTGAGTTCCTTTTTTGAATTCGAGATATTCACCGTATAGTCTTGCCGGCGTCCATTTTGAAATACCCTATCATACCAATCAATAGACTTTACCTGTTTGTAATTATCAATTTCCACCTGCTTCATATTTAATCGCTGTAACCAAATATCAATTGGATCGCCGCTTGAATTATCATAGGCAAACCATTGGTCGAGAGAAATATCAGACGGAAGTTGTCTCGGATCCGAAAACTGGTAGGGCTGGTGATTCTCATTGATGCTTTTCATAACATTTTCCCGATGGGAAAGATATCCATCTGCAGCATAAATCGGTTGATTGACCGACATGGAGGCGATGCCATAGTTCGCATCTAAATTGATTACTGTTTTACCCTCTTTGCCTCTTTTTGTGGTGATCATGATCACACCATTGGCAGCTTTCGCACCGAAAACTGCCGCAGAACTGGCGTCCTTTAGGATATCAAATGTTTCAATATCGTTCGGGTTAATATCACTCAGTGAACCGTAGTATATCACACCATCCAGCACAATCAGAGGAGTTCCTCCTGCGGTTAAGCTTTTTCTCCCGCGTACCTGCAAGGAGCCCTCATTCTTTGCAGAGGCGCTGTAGCCAACATTTAAACCCGCGGCATTTGCCCGTAGCAATTCCTGAACGGATGTAGGGTTCTCATTTTCCAACTTCTCAGCATTGATCTGCGACACCGCTCCCGTTAGATCCTTCTTCCGTTGCGTACCGTAACCGATAACTACAACTTCATCTAATGAATTTTCTGCATAATCGAGTACCACCTGCAACCCCTTTGCAGATCCCGTTACAATTTCCTTCTCCTCGTAGCCTACCATTCTGAACAACAGGGTGGCAGAACCGGAAACCCCTGCCTGCACATTAAAATTGCCTTTCTCGTCCGTTTGCGTTGCCGTGCCGGTACCTTTCACGACTACGGTTACACCGTTGATTGGTTGTTTTTCTGCGTTACTAACCATTCCCGTTACCTGTAACATCTGTGCATGCACATTACTTATAAAAGCAAACATGAACAGGCACGGGAATAAACAAAGCCTATCTAGGTTTTTATTGAATATATCCATACGCATAAAAAATTAACTTATTTAAAAAAACGCCTAAACGTGTACGTTAACGTTATTTGTCTAAAATGTGCAAGATTAGGTTATCAAAAATCTAAACTTTACTCTTAAAAAATTAGTTTACTGGTGTTAGGCTCTAATATGGCTATTCGTTAGGTCATTCAGCTGCTGCAAAACGTTTGAATATATGCGTATTTACACCATATAACGAGCTTCACTCCATTGGAAACTCCATAATTTCGTATGTCCGCGCTTCAGATTTAATTATTGGTTTATAATTTCGGTAACGCTACCGCTAAATACGTAAATAAAATCTTTACTTCCAATTTTTTTTATTATTTCCAGCCTAAAAACACTATAAAGCGTTATATATCAACCCTATAAAAACAGCGTTTAGCAGTAATACTAGATACTCCCGGGGTAAATAATACTTGGAGTATAGCCTTGGATATTATACCATAAGTCTATAATAAGTTATATTTACTCAAGGCCTTGAGTAAATTATTAGCCATGTTCGAGCGATATTATTTACAAAACTCACAATTGAACCCAGCCGCTGTTTATGCTGGTTGTGATGAGCTACAGACAGGTAGTAAAAATCTACTCATCACGCAAGGCGTCCGTGGGATTAATCCGTGCGGCCCTCCATGTTTGAAGGCTCACGGTTATGAGCGTTAGCGCGCACACCCCAAGGGCAGGGAAGGCAAATACCGATAGAGAGAAAGCCGCACGATATTCATAAGCGTTCAGCCAAATCCCCGTGAGGTATACCGACAGCGGCAGTGCTAATAAGATCGCCAACAGTATAAATTTCAGAAAATCGCGTGATAACAGCATCCATACATGTACAATTGTGGCACCCAACACCTTCCGAACGCCAATTTCCTTTGTGCGTTGCTCAGCTACAAAAACTGCCAACCCGAACACACCCATACAGCTAATCAACAACGCAAGAGCGGCAAAGCAAGAGGCTATACGCCCCACTCTTTCTTCCATAGCAAATTTCTTGGCATACTCCTCATCAACAAAGCGATATTGTATAGGTACGCCTGGTGCATGCCTCTTGAATACCGCCGCCAATTTCGCTATGGCTTCCGCCGGAGCAAGTTCAGGGTTCAGACGGACCGTAATGTTATTGACCATATCATAAGATAAGAGATATACGGCCGGCATGACTTGCTTAAAAGGAGAGCCCGTTACTACATCCTCAATCACGCCCACTACCCGATAAGGGATATCGTTAAACACCACTCGCTCGTTAATCGGGTTTTCCAATTGCATAAAACGCGCAGCGGTCTCATTAAGAATCATCGCAGCAGAGTCAGTTGCAAAATCCCTGGAAAAATCTCTCCCACGGCTAACATGCCACCCCACGGTATTGCCAAAATCGTGGGTCACGTACGAAACATTAAATTCCGGATCTACATTGGGGTCTTTATCTTTCCAGTCGAAGCCAATCAATGTTGCTTCAAAGCGGGTCATGCTATTGGATGCTTCAGCCGTATTCAGGACTGCACCGGTGCTAATCATTTCATTACGGAGAAGATCGTATTTATTATATAACGCATCAGTCTTTTTTGGAATATCTACCAAGCCTTTCGTGTTGTAACCAACGGGTCTGTTTTTAGCATATTGGACCTGTTTATATACCACTAACGTGCCCACAATGAGTACAATAGAAACGGTAAACTGCGCCACGACTAAAACTTTTCTCGGTTTAACAGCTCCTGCTCCAGCCATGAAAATCCCCTTCAAAGATTTTATGGGATTAAAAGAAGAAAGGTAAAGTGCAGGGTAGGTACCTGCAATGATTCCTGTAATACCTACAAAAAGTGCCATGGCTAACCAAAAGTATCCATCAGCATAAGGAAATTGAATAGATTTTTCAGTAAACAGGTTAAACCAAGGCAAGGTAATCAACACAAAGAGCAGCGCAAAGAAAGAAGCGATAACAACCGTCAGTATGGACTCCGAAAAGAAGAAAACAGCCAGCTGTTTATAGCTAGAACCGATCGTTTTCCGTATACCCACCTCTTTTGCCCTTTTTTGTGCCCTAGCGGTACTCAAATTCATAAAGTTGATACATGCCAATAAGAGTACAAAACCTCCAATGACCGTAAAAAGGTGAACATAATAAATGTTTCCACCTGTATTATGTCCATTGATAAACTCGCCATAGAGATGCCACTTATCCATAGGGTGTGCAAACACCCGGGGTTGATCATTCCGATTAGGTTTACCCTCCAGTAAACCCTCAATTTTCTGATTTACTGCCAAGAGATCGGCCCCTTCTTTTAGCTTGGCATAGAGACGGAAAGAATTATCATTCCAATGCGTATAACTGCTTTGAATCCAGGGTTGCTGGGCCAATAAGGAAGACCAAGGCTGTATGAAATCAAGGCCGGAAAAGCTTGTGTTCCCTTCAAAATCCTCAAACACCCCTATGACGTTAACCATGTGCTTGTTGTTGAGCGTCAACACCTGGTTTATTACGTTATCCTCTTTGAAGAAAATGTCGGCCACCCGTTGGCTTATCAAAATGGCGTCCGCCCTATCAAACCCCTCGATACTTCCTTCCACCATTTTTGGTGAAAGTATACCTAAAAGGCCTGGCTCGGCCACAGAACCCTCCAAGTTGATCACCTCTTCTTCGTGAGCAACTACCGTAACAGCTGGCCTTGCTAGGGCAACATAATCAAAGCTTTCACCGTATTTTTCGCGCAGCTCCCCCGCTGCCGGTATAGGCATAACATCTTCTGTGGCTATGGTTCCGTATGCTTTGTTATTCCAGTGGTGCATCAAGCGCACCACCCTATCGTGATCTTTGATACTACGATCAAAGCTTATTTCGTCCTTAAGCCAAAGGCCGATAAAAATAATAGTAACCATTCCAACGAACAAACCTATTAGATTTATGGCAGTATACGTTTTATTTCGATACAGGTTTCTACA
This Olivibacter sp. SDN3 DNA region includes the following protein-coding sequences:
- a CDS encoding ABC transporter permease, coding for MLRNFLLIACRNLYRNKTYTAINLIGLFVGMVTIIFIGLWLKDEISFDRSIKDHDRVVRLMHHWNNKAYGTIATEDVMPIPAAGELREKYGESFDYVALARPAVTVVAHEEEVINLEGSVAEPGLLGILSPKMVEGSIEGFDRADAILISQRVADIFFKEDNVINQVLTLNNKHMVNVIGVFEDFEGNTSFSGLDFIQPWSSLLAQQPWIQSSYTHWNDNSFRLYAKLKEGADLLAVNQKIEGLLEGKPNRNDQPRVFAHPMDKWHLYGEFINGHNTGGNIYYVHLFTVIGGFVLLLACINFMNLSTARAQKRAKEVGIRKTIGSSYKQLAVFFFSESILTVVIASFFALLFVLITLPWFNLFTEKSIQFPYADGYFWLAMALFVGITGIIAGTYPALYLSSFNPIKSLKGIFMAGAGAVKPRKVLVVAQFTVSIVLIVGTLVVYKQVQYAKNRPVGYNTKGLVDIPKKTDALYNKYDLLRNEMISTGAVLNTAEASNSMTRFEATLIGFDWKDKDPNVDPEFNVSYVTHDFGNTVGWHVSRGRDFSRDFATDSAAMILNETAARFMQLENPINERVVFNDIPYRVVGVIEDVVTGSPFKQVMPAVYLLSYDMVNNITVRLNPELAPAEAIAKLAAVFKRHAPGVPIQYRFVDEEYAKKFAMEERVGRIASCFAALALLISCMGVFGLAVFVAEQRTKEIGVRKVLGATIVHVWMLLSRDFLKFILLAILLALPLSVYLTGIWLNAYEYRAAFSLSVFAFPALGVCALTLITVSLQTWRAARINPTDALRDE
- a CDS encoding SusC/RagA family TonB-linked outer membrane protein encodes the protein MFAFISNVHAQMLQVTGMVSNAEKQPINGVTVVVKGTGTATQTDEKGNFNVQAGVSGSATLLFRMVGYEEKEIVTGSAKGLQVVLDYAENSLDEVVVIGYGTQRKKDLTGAVSQINAEKLENENPTSVQELLRANAAGLNVGYSASAKNEGSLQVRGRKSLTAGGTPLIVLDGVIYYGSLSDINPNDIETFDILKDASSAAVFGAKAANGVIMITTKRGKEGKTVINLDANYGIASMSVNQPIYAADGYLSHRENVMKSINENHQPYQFSDPRQLPSDISLDQWFAYDNSSGDPIDIWLQRLNMKQVEIDNYKQVKSIDWYDRVFQNGRRQDYTVNISNSKKELTYFWSLGYQNNEGIIVGDKFSVLRSRLNLEGRVTDFLSIGMNAQFSDRDESQVPVAWTQMVNVSPWGSEFMDDGVTLRLSPQDDPAVTANPFLNPAYTNRLQKYTNLTSIIFAKVSLPFGINYQVNFTPRFEWYKYLNHQSSNHPNWGLQGGMATRTQSDEFTWQLDNIFKWNKTIDDIHQFDVTMLINAEKFRSWRNVIDNNNFNPSDQLGYHNIGGGTNPIVSSDDQYSTGDALMGRIFYSLKDRYMLTLSLRRDGYSAFGQANPRATFPAAALGWVFTDEDFFSSRWFNYGKLRLSYGVNGNRDIGRYAALARLTAGDYLHVGSDGTVKRIPSLEITNMSNKDLQWEKTAAYNLGLDFSLWNDRISGSIEAYNMSTTDLLVERALPPITGFTSVMTNLGEVNNKGFEITLNTLNMTRENFSWNTSVNFSLNRNKIVHLYGDMADVLDENGQVIGQRELDDITNRWFIGRDIDEIWDLNVLGVYQEHEREEAGRYGVEPGDFKLEDVNQDGNYTDADRQFQGYTTPRFRWTLRNEFTFFKRINFSFMMYSNWGQRATFNEAKNIGNGYMDRTNAYILPYWTPDNPINDFARLSSSSGSADYDIYRRKSFIRLDNIAASYSVPNSLLNRTGLQALKVVLSVRNAGFYAPDMFLWDPENNGPTPRTVMLGINLTL